The Rhododendron vialii isolate Sample 1 chromosome 5a, ASM3025357v1 genome contains a region encoding:
- the LOC131325357 gene encoding uncharacterized protein LOC131325357, which yields MASTLAVMAAMPLTSATQKRFPASGAAFNPLQVRPSKAASAVVASKTTGKFVVKASLREKAVTGLTAAALTASMMMPEVAEAAVSPSLKNFLLSIGAGGIVLVVLIGAVVGVSNFDPVKRT from the coding sequence ATGGCCTCTACTTTGGCAGTTATGGCAGCCATGCCGTTAACTTCAGCCACCCAGAAGAGGTTTCCGGCCTCCGGTGCCGCCTTCAACCCATTGCAGGTCAGGCCCTCCAAGGCCGCATCGGCAGTGGTGGCATCGAAAACCACCGGAAAGTTTGTAGTCAAGGCCTCACTGAGAGAGAAAGCGGTAACGGGATTGACAGCGGCGGCATTGACGGCCTCCATGATGATGCCAGAGGTGGCAGAGGCGGCTGTCTCACCTTCCCTCAAGAACTTCTTGCTCAGCATCGGAGCCGGTGGCATCGTGCTCGTCGTGCTTATTGGTGCTGTGGTAGGAGTTTCCAACTTTGACCCTGTTAAGAGAACCTGA